The Littorina saxatilis isolate snail1 linkage group LG13, US_GU_Lsax_2.0, whole genome shotgun sequence genome contains a region encoding:
- the LOC138946153 gene encoding mucin-2-like gives MLKDKCRQSSQSKCGHTKTTHQDDTPRRHTKTTHQDDTPRRHTKTTHQDDTPRRHTKTTHQDDTPRRHTKTTHQDDTPRRHTKTTHQDDTPRRHTKTTHQDDTPRRHTKTTHQDDTPRRHTKTTHQDDTPRRHTKTTHQDDTPRRHTKTTHQDDTPRRHTKTTHQDDTPRRHTKTTHQDDTPRRHTKTTHQDDTPRRHTKTTHQDDTPRRHTKTTHQDDTPRRHTKTTHQDDTPRRHTKTTHQDDTPRRHTKTTHQDDTPRRHTKTTHQDDTPRRHTKTTHQDDTPRRHTKTTHQDDTPRRHTKTTHQDDTPRRHTKTTHQDDTPRRHTKTTHQDDTPRRHTKTTHQDDTPRRHTKTTHQDDTPRRHTKTTHQDDTPRRHTKTTHQDDTPRRHTKTTHQDDSPRRLTKTTHQDDTPRRHTKTTHQDDTPRRHTKTTHQDDKSSFTTMSNHQGPPDQDDFDSGRAPSLLHGHLAPPFHPPRVDGQWADLDLGDPRQQPPANYQAPLGPAKASWMEMLEQPDLQFRLYQMYGHNGIPPMTDSQQSYNDTHRSAPSPYDVDFRYQDRTLPTVPVRTGNDVTPSTLYPDSGSKWQKFKRKRNACIIVLVCVASLVVLAAVTAGVLHSVVDNSQEADAIKQSGVTQSASTSTARVSVTTPIAQTQERHTEVSPTRSVIETSLTTSPTTSIATSPTTSPTTSPTTSPTPSPTTSPTTLPNTSPTSPTTSQTTSQTPSPTTSPTTSPTTSQTTSPTTSPTTSPITSSTMSQTTTPTTSPTTSPITSSTMSQTTTPTTSPTMSPTTSSTTSPTTSPTTSPTTSSTTSPTTSQTTSPTTSPTTSPTTSPTTSPTTSPTTSPTTSPTTSPTTSLTTSPTTSPTTSPTTSPTTSPTTSPTTSPTTSRTTSPTTSPTTSPTTSLTTSPATSTTTSPTTSPTTSPTTSPTTSPTTSPTTSTTTSPTTSPTTSSTTSPTTSPTTYPTTSPTTPPTTSPTTSRTTSPTTSPTTSPTTSPTTSPTMSPTTSLTTSPTTSPTTSPTTSPTTSPTTSPITSQTSSPTSSPTTPLTTSPTTSPTTSPTTSPTTSPTTSPTTSPTTSPTTSPTTSPTTSPPTSPTTSPTTSPTTSPTTSPTTSPTTSPTTSPTTYPTMSPTTSPTTLPTTSPTMSPTTSTTTSPTTSATTSPTTSPTTSPTTSPTTSTTTSPTTSTTTSPTTSPTTSPTTSPTTLATTSPTTSATTSLTTSPTTSPTSSPTTSPTMSPTTSTTTSPTTSATTSPTTSPTTSPTTSPTSAPETTTPVLDELTMEQVTFVKDSPLDIVCVYPSLNPPAVYVFFASYVNRVPVIMAAFTESAPPSVTNPTGSEALVTQAGGRTMLTLRILKAACSDVGVYSCMERSKVAQLNVGPEDFTNLIIIIIIIIINIIIIIIIIIIIIIIVDVVVFISSSSSSSSSTIISILIIVITIIIIIIIIFIIIFIVIISVFDMGWNGTQIRCDTSQPVGQPDIKQMLVIPAEVCDGQLQGARIKHPYTCSRYMICLGATILVTSCPLDLCYDQEKDYCDHPPGTRR, from the exons atgttaaaa GACAAGTGCAGACAATCATCACAAAGCAAGTGTGGACACACCAAGACGACACACCAAGACGACACACCAAGACGACACACCAAGACGACACACCAAGACGACACACCAAGACGACACACCAAGACGACACACCAAGACGACACACCAAGACGACACACCAAGACGACACACCAAGACGACACACCAAGACGACACACCAAGACGACACACCAAGACGACACACCAAGACGACACACCAAGACGACACACCAAGACGACACACCAAGACGACACACCAAGACGACACACCAAGACGACACACCAAGACGACACACCAAGACGACACACCAAGACGACACACCAAGACGACACACCAAGACGACACACCAAGACGACACACCAAGACGACACACCAAGACGACACACCAAGACGACACACCAAGACGACACACCAAGACGACACACCAAGACGACACACCAAGACGACACACCAAGACGACACACCAAGACGACACACCAAGACGACACACCAAGACGACACACCAAGACGACACACCAAGACGACACACCAAGACGACACACCAAGACGACACACCAAGACGACACACCAAGACGACACACCAAGACGACACACCAAGACGACACACCAAGACGACACACCAAGACGACACACCAAGACGACACACCAAGACGACACACCAAGACGACACACCAAGACGACACACCAAGACGACACACCAAGACGACACACCAAGACGACACACCAAGACGACACACCAAGACGACACACCAAGACGACACACCAAGACGACACACCAAGACGACACACCAAGACGACACACCAAGACGACACACCAAGACGACACACCAAGACGACACACCAAGACGACACACCAAGACGACACACCAAGACGACACACCAAGACGACACACCAAGACGACACACCAAGACGACACACCAAGACGACACACCAAGACGACACACCAAGACGACACACCAAGACGACACACCAAGACGACACACCAAGACGACACACCAAGACGACACACCAAGACGACACACCAAGACGACACACCAAGACGACACACCAAGACGACACACCAAGACGACACACCAAGACGACACACCAAGACGACACACCAAGACGACACACCAAGACGACACACCAAGACGACACACCAAGACGACACACCAAGACGACACACCAAGACGACTCACCAAGACGACTCACCAAGACGACTCACCAAGACGACACACCAAGACGACACACCAAGACGACACACCAAGACGACACACCAAGACGACACACCAAGACGACACACCAAGACGACAAATCATCGTTTACAACTATGAGTAATCATCAAGGCCCCCCAGACCAGGATGACTTCGATTCAGGAAGAGCCCCCTCACTGCTTCACGGGCATCTTGCACCCCCGTTTCACCCACCCCGGGTAGATGGGCAATGGGCGGACCTCGACCTGGGCGATCCTCGCCAGCAACCTCCAGCCAACTACCAAGCCCCCCTGGGACCGGCAAAAGCGTCGTGGATGGAGATGCTGGAGCAACCAGACCTACAATTTCGCCTCTACCAGATGTATGGTCACAACGGG ATTCCCCCAATGACCGACAGTCAGCAAAGTTACAATGACACCCATAGGTCAGCGCCTTCACCTTATGACGTCGACTTCCGCTACCAAGATCGCACCCTACCGACGGTTCCTGTGAGGACCGGAAATGACGTTACCCCCTCGACTTTGTACCCGGACTCTGGTAGCAAATGGCAGAAGTTCAAACGCAAACGAAATGCCTGTATAATCGTGCTTGTCTGTGTGGCGAGTCTTGTTGTTCTGGCTGCTGTTACTGCAGGAGTTTTGCATTCAGTGGTGGACAATTCCCAAG AAGCTGACGCCATCAAGCAAAGTGGTGTCACCCAGTCAGCATCAACATCAACGGCAAGAGTTTCTGTGACAACACCGATTGCACAGACAcaagagagacatacagaagTATCACCCACACGATCAGTAATAGAGACGTCACTAACCACGTCACCAACCACGTCAATTGCTACGTCACCAACCACTTCACCAACTACGTCACCAACAACGTCACCTACTCCGTCACCAACCACGTCACCAACTACGTTACCCAACACGTCACCTACATCACCAACCACGTCGCAAACCACGTCCCAAACCCCGTCCCCAACCACGTCCCCAACCACGTCGCCTACTACTTCACAAACTACGTCACCAACCACGTCACCTACTACGTCACCAATCACGTCATCAACTATGTCACAAACCACGACACCAACCACGTCACCTACTACGTCACCAATCACGTCATCAACTATGTCACAAACCACGACACCAACCACGTCACCAACCATGTCTCCTACTACGTCTTCAACCACGTCACCTACTACGTCACCAACCACTTCACCAACCACGTCATCAACCACGTCACCTACTACTTCACAAACCACTTCACCAACCACGTCACCAACCACGTCACCCACGACATCACCAACCACGTCACCCACGACATCACCAACCACGTCACCCACTACTTCTCCAACAACGTCACCAACCACATCACTCACGACATCCCCAACCACGTCACCAACCACGTCACCCACGACATCACCAACCACGTCACCCACGACATCACCAACCACGTCACCCACTACTTCTCGAACAACGTCACCAACCACATCACCCACGACATCACCAACCACATCACTCACGACATCCCCAGCCACGTCAACAACCACGTCACCCACTACTTCTCCAACAACGTCACCAACCACGTCACCCACTACTTCTCCAACAACGTCACCAACCACATCAACCACGACATCACCTACCACATCACCCACGACATCATCAACCACGTCACCAACCACGTCACCCACTACGTATCCAACCACGTCACCAACTACGCCACCAACCACGTCACCCACTACTTCTCGAACAACGTCTCCAACCACATCACCAACCACGTCACCAACCACGTCACCCACTACTTCTCCAACCATGTCTCCAACCACATCACTAACAACCTCACCAACCACCTCACCAACCACGTCACCAACCACGTCACCAACAACGTCACCCACGACGTCACCAATAACCTCACAAACCTCGTCACCAACCTCGTCACCAACCACGCCACTAACCACGTCACCAACCACGTCACCAACCACGTCACCAACCACGTCACCCACCACGTCACCAACCACGTCACCAACCACGTCACCCACCACGTCACCCACCACGTCACCAACCACGTCACCAACCACGTCACCCCCGACGTCACCAACCACGTCACCTACCACGTCACCCACGACGTCACCAACCACGTCACCAACCACGTCTCCAACCACGTCACCAACCACGTCACCAACTACTTATCCAACCATGTCCCCAACCACGTCACCTACCACGTTACCAACAACGTCACCCACGATGTCACCAACAACCTCAACAACCACGTCACCCACGACGTCAGCAACCACGTCACCAACCACGTCACCCACCACGTCACCAACCACGTCACCCACGACGTCAACAACCACGTCACCCACCACGTCAACAACCACGTCACCCACCACGTCACCCACTACTTCTCCAACCACGTCACCCACGACGTTAGCAACCACGTCACCAACCACGTCAGCCACCACTTCTCTAACCACGTCTCCAACCACGTCACCAACCTCGTCACCAACAACGTCACCCACGATGTCACCAACAACCTCAACAACCACGTCACCCACGACGTCAGCAACCACGTCACCAACCACGTCACCCACCACGTCACCAACCACGTCACCAACAAGCGCACCAGAAACAACGACTCCAGTTCTTGATG AGTTGACGATGGAGCAAGTGACATTTGTCAAAGATTCACCTCTTGACATCGTCTGTGTATACCCCTCGCTCAACCCTCCGGCCGTGTACGTCTTCTTTGCGAGTTATGTCAATCGAGTTCCAGTCATCATGGCCGCGTTCACGGAATCCGCGCCCCCTTCGGTGACTAATCCCACGGGGTCGGAAGCGCTTGTAACCCAAGCGGGCGGCAGGACCATGTTGACGTTGCGGATCTTGAAAGCTGCGTGCAGTGACGTCGGAGTCTACTCCTGCATGGAACGTTCCAAGGTGGCTCAGCTGAACGTTGGGCCTGAAG attttactaatctgatcatcatcatcatcatcatcatcatcaacatcatcatcatcatcatcatcatcatcatcatcattatcatcgtcgACGTCGTCGTCTttatcagcagcagcagtagcagcagcagcagcacaaTCATCAGCAtcctcatcatcgtcatcactatcatcatcatcatcatcatcatcttcatcatcatcttcatcgtcATCATAAGC GTTTTTGACATGGGCTGGAACGGTACACAGATTCGGTGTGACACCTCGCAGCCTGTAGGGCAACCAGACATTAAACAGATGCTTGTTATACCAG CCGAAGTCTGCGACGGTCAACTCCAGGGGGCGCGCATCAAGCACCCGTACACCTGTAGCCGTTACATGATCTGTCTGGGTGCCACCATCCTCGTTACGTCTTGCCCCCTCGACCTGTGCTACGACCAGGAGAAGGACTACTGTGACCATCCACCCGGAACCAGGAGATAG